The following is a genomic window from Amycolatopsis sp. BJA-103.
TCGTCGTCGACAACTACGACAGTTTTGTCTACAACCTGGTCCAGTACCTGGCCCAGCTCGGCGCCGACTGCACCGTCTGGCGTAACGACGTCGTGGAGATCGACAAGCTCGGCGAGTTCGACGCGGTCCTCGTCTCTCCCGGTCCCGGAACCCCGGAACGTGCTGGTCAGAGCATGGACGTCATCCGCAAATGCGCCGACGAGCGCATCCCGATGCTCGGCGTCTGCCTCGGCCACCAGGCCTTGGGTGTCGTCTTCGGCGCCACCGTCGATCGCGCCCCCGAACTGCTGCACGGAAAGACGAGTCAAGTCCACCATTCGGGCGACGGAGTGCTCGCCGGACTGCCCGGTGAATTCACCGCCACGCGGTACCACTCGCTGACCGTTTTGCCCGAAACGATCGACAGTGCCGTGTTCGAGATCACAGGCCGCACCGAGTCCGGTGTCGTGATGGGCATGCGGCACCGCGAGCTGCCGCTCGAAGGCGTCCAGTTCCACCCCGAGTCCGTGCTCACGCAGGGCGGGCACCGGATGCTGGCGAACTGGATGGCGTCCGCCGGGCACCCGGTCTCCGACGCCACGGTCGAAGAACTCGAACAGGCGACTCGCGCGCTGCAGAAGGCCGCTGCTGCGTGACCTCGCTGATCCGGCTCGAAGGAGTCGGTAAGCGTTACGGCCGCGGCGAACCCGTACTCGTCGACGTCGACCTCGACGTCCCGGCAGGCCGCGTCATCGGCATCCTCGGCTCGAACGGCTCGGGGAAGTCGACGCTGCTCAGGATCCTCGCGGCACTTTCCCGTGAAACCTCGGGAACCGTCGTCGGCAGCCCCCGTGTCGGCTACCTGCCGGACCGTTTCCCGGCGGGGCAGCGGATGAGTGCCAGGGCCTATCTGCGGCACATGGCCCGCATCGACGGCCTTGTCGACTTGTCGGCCATCGACCCTTTGCTGGACAGGCTCGCGCTGGTCGGCGGGCCGGACGCGCCCTTGCGGACCCTGTCGAAGGGCAACGCCCAAAAGGTCGGCCTCGCCCAAGCCGTCCTCGTCCGGCCGGAGCTGCTGATCCTCGACGAGCCCTGGTCCGGCCTCGACGTCGAAGCCCACACGGTGCTCGGCGAAATTGTCGCCGAGACCAGGGAACGCGGCGCGAGCGTGGTCTTCACCGACCACCGGGCCGCCGCCGTGCACGCCCACGCCGACGACGTCCACCGGATGGACGCCGGCCTCCTGACCCGCGTCGAATCCGCGGCGAAGGCCGAAAACGCGACCAGGATCGTCCTCCACGGACCCGGCGGCGACTGGTCGTCGGAACCCGGCGTCAGCCAGGCCGTGACCGAGGGCGAAAGAGTCGTTCTGACGGTCGAAGCCGGGCACACGGACGCCGTCCTGCTGCGCGCGCTCAACCGCGGCTTTTCGGTCCGGGAGGTGGCGCCGTGCTCGCCATGACGCGCTACTACCTGGCGCTGCTCGGCCATTCCCAGCGCTATCTCCCCGCGATCCTCGCCTACCTCGCGGTCAACACCGTGCTCTACACCGATCCGAAGTCGCCGCTGCTGCCGCAGTACGGGATCAGCGCGGGTTCGCTCCTGGTGGTCTCGTGCTGGCTGACGATCGCGATGCTCGACGTCGAGGATCCGGTCCAGCGGCTGGTGACCTTCAGCCACGCCCGGCGCTGGCGATCGGTCCTCGGCGGCGCCGCACTGGCGGTCTTCGGCTGTGCCGTCGTGCTGATCCTCGTGACGGTGCTGTGGTCCGGCCTCCGGACCGGCGGCTTCACGATCGGCACCTTCGCTCTCGGTGCCGCGGTCCACGCGTTGTGCGCGCTGTTCGGGATCGCGATCGGCCTGCCCTGTTCACGGCTGCTGATCCCGCGCGTCGGCTGGTCCGTGCTGGCCGCGATCTTCGCCCTCGCGGCCGTGCTCCTGGTGAAGTGGCTGCCGCTGGCCAATCCGCTCCTGCGCGCCTTGACCTCGCAGCAACCTGTGGCCGGTCCGTTCACAGTGGCCGTGGTGGCGGCTTTCGTCGTCTTGCTCTTGAGCGCGACGGCCGTCGGCTACCTGCTTCGCCGCAACGCCTGATGCCGCTTCAGTCCGTGGCCGACTGCGCGGGGAGGGCGATCACCTTGACCAACGGCGCCAGGTCGGTGAAATCGGGGCCGTTTCGGGTGACCAGAGGAATTCGATGGATCGCTGCGACCGACGCGATGAGGAGATCCATCCGCCGTCCGCGCGGCTGTCTGCCGCCGTCGAGCACCATGGCGTAAAGCTGGCCGTACATGCGAGCGGCCTCCGGCGTGAACGGGAGGCAGATCATCCGTGCTTCCACTCGTTGGAGACGGACCAGACGAGAGGCCCTGTCGCGGGGCCGGGCCGCGCCGTGCACCCCGGCGGCCAGCTCCGCCAAGGTGATCGAGCTGATGGCCGCGGGAGCGTCGAGCGCGAGTTCATCGGGACGAGGCAGGGCGATGACAGCCGAAGTGTCGAGCAGAACCGCTTCTGTCACTGCTCCGACTCTCCCGGGCCGCGGTGCGGGTCAGGATCCGCCGCGCGATCGACGTCCGCGAAGAACTGTTCAGGATCCTCCGGTGGAAGATCGCCGAGAAGCTCGATCAGTTCGCCGAACGGAACAAAGGTCGGTTTCTGACTGTGCGGCACGATATCCGCGACTGGCGTGCCGTTGCGCGTGAGAACAAAGCTGTCCCCTTCTTCGATGGCACGCATGATGTTCGGCGTGTCGTTGCGCAGTTCGCGTTGAGTGATCTGCCGGACCATTCCTTTAGTGTAGCGCTTCGTAGCGACATGGCGACGATGGCATGAAAGGGCCCCGCACGAAACCGTGCGGGGCCCTTCCTCGATCTGTCCTACTATCCGCCGCTACCCGGGATGGGGAAGCCGTTCGACTTACTCGACGTTGTCGGCGTCTCGTCGCCTTCGACGATGAACAGCGTGATCGGCGCGTTCTTCGCGACCTTCGCACCGGCCTGCGGGTTGGTCTTGCTGACCTTGCCCGCGTCGTCCCGGTCGCCGTTCTTGTCGGCCTGCGTGTTGATCTGGCCGCTCCAGCCCAGCTGCTGCAACTGGCGGGTGGCCTGCTCCTCCGTCATGCCCTTCAGGTTCGGCATGTCGAAGGTCTCCTGGCTGCCGTCCGACACGGTCACCGTGACCACACCGCCGACGGCGAGCTTTCCGCCGTTCGGGGTCTGCTCGATGACGGTGTCCTTGGGCTCGCTGGAGTTGGCGGTCTTGAAACTCGGCGTGAACCCGGCCTGCCTCAGCCCGGCGTCGGCCTCGGACTTCGTCTTGCCCTTGAAGTTCGGGACCGTCTTCAGTTCCTTGGACTTCCCGACCGTGATGTCGACCTTGGAGCCCTGGTCGACATCGGCCTGCGCGCCGGGGTTCTGCGAAAGGACCTTGCCCGCGTTGTTCGGCTCGTCGGTCTCCTGCTCGGTGGTCACCCCGAGCAGCAGACCCGCACTGGTCAGCGCAGTCTCGGCCTCGCTCTGGGACTTGCCCTTGAGGTCCGGGGTCTTGACCTTGCCCGGCTTCGCGCCGATGGTCAGCGTGATCTTTTCCGTGGTCAGCGTCATCTGACCTTGGGCGGGGTTGATCGCGATGACCTTGTCGATGTCGTTCTCATCGCAGGCGGGCAGGCCGTTGGCCGCTTGGCCGGTGCAGGGGACCTTCTTGCTGTCCTGCGAGGTGAAGCCCGCATCACGCAGTGTGCTCTTCGCCGTCGCTTCGGACTGGCCGAGCACACTCGGGATCGCCTTGCTCTCCGCGCCGGTGCTGTTGAAGGCGTTGGACAGCCACATGATCAGCAGCACCACCGCCGCCAGCGAGACGACGAGGCCGGCGATCAACCAGGCGCGGCGCTTCTTCTTCGCGGCCGGGTCTTCGTCTTCTTCCTCGTACTGGTCGTAGCGCTGCGGCGCCCGGCGGTCGGAGTCCATGACCTGGGTGCGCTCGTCCTCCGACATCACCATCGGCGCGGCGGGCCGCTGGCCGGACAGCGTGCGGACCAGGTCCGAACGCATCTCCGCCGACGACTGGTAGCGGTTCGCCGGGCCCTTCGCGAGCGCCTTGAGCACGACGGCGTCGAGTTCCGGCGCCACGGCCGGGTTCACCGACGACGGCGGGTTCGGGTCTTCCCGGACGTGCTGGTACGCCACCGCCACGGGGGAGTCGCCGGTGAAGGGCGGCTCGCCGGTGATGAGTTCGTACAGCACGCAGCCCGCGGCGTAGACGTCGGAACGCGCGTCGACGGACTCACCGCGGGCCTGCTCCGGCGAGAGGTACTGCGCCGTGCCGATCACCGCGGCGGTCTGCGTCATCGCGGACTGCCCGTCGTGCATGGCGCGCGCGATGCCGAAGTCCATCACCTTGACGGCGCCGTTCTTCGTGATCATCACGTTCGCCGGTTTGACGTCGCGGTGCACGATGCCGTGCCGGTGTGAGAAGTCCAGCGCCGCGCAGACGTCGGCCATGACCTCCATCGCCCGCTTCTGCGACATCGGGCCTTCGGTCTTGACGATGTCCCGCAGAGTCCGTCCCTCGACGAACTCCATGACGATGTAGGGCAGCGTGCCGAACTCGGTGTTCGTCTCGCCGGTGTCGTAGACGGCGACGATCGCCGGGTGGTTCAGTGCCGCCGCGTTCTGTGCCTCACGACGGAAACGTTCTTGGAACTGGGGATCCCGCGCCAGGTCGGCGCGCAGGATCTTGATCGCCACCTCCCGGCCCAGGCGCACGTCGTGGCCGTGATGGACCTCGGACATGCCTCCGTAGCCGAGCGTGTCTCCCAGCTCGTAGCGGTTGCTGAGCAGTCTTGGTGTGCTCATCTCTGCGTGCCGTTCCATTCCGTCCAAGGTTTGCTGCTCATCATTCCTGGATTGGCCTGCCCGGCCGACTCCTCGGTGCTGCCCTCCGCCGGCCCCGCGGGATACGCGGATGTCGGTGAAGGACCTACAGACTTCTTACCCGGAGCCGGTGCCTGTTCACTCGTGTCCACGCCGCCCGACTGCGGTCCGTTGCCCGAACCGACCAGTCTCACGATGAGGAAGGCTCCTGCCACCAGTACTGCGATCAGGATCACCGCGAGCAGCACCCACCAGCCCCATTGTGGCCGCTTGCCGGGCAGACGGCGGACCGCCATCGGGGGCGGGCCGGTGACCGGGTGCATCGCCGGATGCGACGCCGGTCCGACCGCCACCATCGGGTTCGGCGGCGAGTGCGGACCGGGCGGTCCCTGCTGCGGCATCAAGGGCGGCTGGCCCGCGGCGTAGGCCACGTTGACCAAGCCCGACGGCGTCGGCAGCGGCAGGCCGGCGCGGACCGCGGCCACCGCGGCCGCGAACTCGCCACCGCTGTTGTACCGCTGTCTCGGATCCTTGATCAGGGTCGCTTCGATGACCGCGCGGGTGCCCGGTGGCACGTCCGGCGGCAGCGGCGGCGGGAGGTCGCGGATGTGCATCATCGCGACCGTCACCGCGTTCTCCGAGAGGAACGGCCGGTGCCCGGTCAGGCATTCGTAGCCGCAGACGGCCAGCGAGTAGACGTCGCTCGCCGGTTCGGCGTTGTGCCCGAGCGCCTGCTCGGGGGCGATGTAGTGGGCGGTGCCCATGACCATGCCGGACCTGGTCACCGGGGCGGCGTCGGCGGCCTTCGCGACACCGAAGTCGGTGATCTTCACCTGCCCGGCCGGGGTGACCATGATGTTGCCCGGTTTGACGTCGCGGTGCACCAGACCGGTTTCGTGCGCGGCCTGCAACGCGTTCCCGGCCTGTTCGAGGATGTCCAGGGTGCGCTCGGCGTTCAGCCGTCCTTCGCGGGTGATGATCGCGGCCAGCGGATCGCCTTCGACCAGCTCCATCACCAGGTACGCGATCGACAGCTCGTCCGCGACGGTCTCGCCGTAGTCGTGCACCGCGGCGATGCCGGGGTGGTTCAGCGACGCCGTCATCCGGGCCTCGGTCCGGAAGCGGTGCAGGAACTCGGCGTCGCCGGACAGCTCCGCCTTGAGGATCTTGACCGCGACCGTCCGGTCCAGCCGCGTGTCGCTGGCCTGCCAGACCTCGCCCATCCCGCCGACGGCGATCCGGTTCGTCAGCTTGTACCGGTCGGCCAGCAGCTGACCCGAGGACAGCATGCGCTATCCACCCCCGAGCATCGCGTTGACGGCGGCGCGGCCGATCTCCGCGGCCACGGTGCCACCGGTCGCTTCGAGCCCGCGGTTACCGCCGGACTCGACGATCACCGAGACGGCGATCTTCGGGTCCATCGCCGGCGCGAACCCGGTGTACCAGGCGTGCGGCGGGGTGGCCTTCGGGTCGTTGCCGTGTTCGGCGGTGCCGGTCTTGGAGGCGATCTGGATGTCGCCGCGTTTGCCGGCGCCCTTCGTGTTCTCCTCCGACGCCAGCATCATGTCGCGCAGGATCGCGGCGTTCGCGCTGGACATCGCGGCGTCGCCGGTCAGTTCGGTCGGCGTGTAGTCCTCGATGGTCGACAGGTTCGGCGCCAGCAGCGACTGCACGAGCTGCGGCTTCATCGCCATCCCGTTGTTCGCGATGGTCGCCGAAAGCAGCGCGTCCTGGATCGGCGTCAGGCGCACGTCGCGCTGCCCGATGGCGCTCTGGAACAGAGCGGCCTTCGAGTCGAGCGGGCCGAGGGTGGAACCGGCGACCCGCATCGGCACGGTCAGGTCCTCGCCCACACCGAAGTTCTTCGCCGTCGCGTTCAGCTTCTCCTTGCCGAGTTCGCCCGCGAGTTCGGCGAAGGGCACGTTGCACGAGTACCGCAGCGCTTCCTTCAGCGTGCTGCCTTTGCAGGGCGCACCGCCGTAGTTCTCCAGCGTCGTCTGCGTGCCGGGGAGCTTGACGTTGGGCGCGGTGTTGACCGGTGTGTCCGCCGTCTTGCCGTTTTCGAGCGCGGCCGCGGTCACCATCAGCTTGGCCGTCGAACCCGGCGGGTAGGTCTCCGAGATCGCGCGGTTGAGCATCGGCTTCTTCGGATCGTCGCGCCACTCGCCCCACGCCGCGATCTGCTCCTTGCCGACGTGCGAGGCGAGCTTGTTCGGGTCGTACGACGGCGTCGAGACCATGGCCAGGATGCGCCCGGTCTTGGGCTCCAGCGCGACCACCGAGCCGGTGTAGCCCTTCTGCGTCATCAGGTCGTACGCGGCCTTCTGCACGGCGGGGTTGATCGTCAGCTTCACGTTCCCGCCGCGCGGGTCGCGGCCGGTGACCATGTCCGACAGGCGCCGGACGAACAGCCGCGGGTCGGAACCGTTGAGGACGTCGTCTTCGGACCGCTCCAGTCCGCCCGAGCCGTAGTTGATCGAGTAGTAGCCGGTGACCGGCGCGTACATCGGGCCGTCGGCGTAGGCCCGGATGAACTTGTACTTGTCGTTCGACGGGTCGACCTTCGCGAGCGCGGAACCGTCGGGGGTGACGATCAGGCCGCGCTGGCGGGAGTACTCCTCGTAGAGCACGCGCAGGTTGCGCGAGTCCGTGCGGTAGTCGTCGGCCTTGACCACCTGGATGTAGGTGGCGTTGGCCAGCAGGAGCACCACCATGACGAGCATGGCGACGCCGACCTTGCGGAGCGGGGTGTTCACGAAGCGCTCCCCTCACCGTTCGCGGGCGGCCGCTGGACCATCACCGTGTGCGCTTCCGCGAGCGGCGCTTGCGGCTGTTGCGGCTTCGGCCGCGCGGCGGGTTTGCGGGCGGCGTCGGAGATTCGGAGCAGGAGGGCCACCAGGATGTAGTTCGCGAGCAGTGAAGAACCACCGCGGGAGAGGAACGGGGCGGTGATCCCGGTGTTCGGGATCAGGTTCGTGACGCCGCCGACGACCACGAAGATCTGCATGACCAGGGCGAACGACAGGCCGCCGCCGAGGAGTTTTCCGAAGGTGTCGCGGACCGCGAGGGCGCTGCGCATCCCGCGCATCGCCAGGATCAGGTACAGCATCAGCATCGCGGCGAGGCCGATGAAACCGAGTTCCTCGCCGATCGCGGTGGTGATGAAGTCCGTTTTGGCCTCGGGGACCATGTCCGGCCGTCCGGCGCCGAGGCCGGTCCCGCCGACACCGCCTGTCCCGAGTCCGAACAGGCCCTGCGCGACCTGGTAGCCGCCACCCGCGTCGTCGTAGGTGGCGAGCGGGTCGATCCAGTTCCGCACCCGCTGCTGGACGTGCGTGAACAGGTTGTAGGCGATGATCGCGCCGACGGCGAAGAAGCCGACGCCCAGCACCACCCAGATGACCCGTTCGGTCGCGACGTACAACATCACCAGCGTGACGCCGAAGAACAGCAGCGACGTCCCGAGGTCCTTCTCGAACACCAGCACGCCGAGGCAGGCGGCCGCCGCGATCAGGATCGGGCCGAGGTCACGGGCGCGCGGCAGTTCGACGCCGACGATCTTCTTGCCCGCGACCATGAACAGGTCCCGTTTCGTCACCAGGAACGAGGCGAAGAAGATCATCAACAGGATCTTCGCGAACTCGCCGGGCTGGATCGAGAAGAACGGAAGCTTGATCCAGACCTTCGCGCCGTTGACCTCGGAAAGGGTCGACGGCAGCACCGCGGGCAGCGCGAGCGCCACGATGCCGACCAGACCGCAGATGTAGCCGTAGCGGGTCAGCGTGCGGTGGTCGCTGATCACCACCAGCACCACCACGAACAGCACCAGCGAGATCGCGGTGAACAACACCTGCTTGGAGACGTCCGGGGTGTATTCCTTGCCCTGCTGGATGGCGCGTTCCGCCAATGCCAGGTCGATCCGGTGGATCATCACCAGGCCGAGCCCGTTCAGCAGCGCGACGCACGGCAGGATCACCGGGTCCGCGTACGGCGCCCAGCGGCGGACCGCCAGATGCGCCGCCGTCAGCACCGCGAGGTAGGACAGCCCCAGCCAGATGATCGAGCTGGTGAGCTCCTGCTCCTGGTTCGCTTCCACCAGCACGAGCGCGATGGTGACGATGAACGTCGCGAAAGCCAGGAGAACGAGCTCGGTCCCGCGCCGGGTGGGCAGCTCGCGCGGAGGGTTCGTGGCGAACTGGGCCGAAGCCGGATCGGCGAGCGGCGTGCTCATCAGTTACCGCCCCCTGGTGCTGCCGTGGCCGGCGTCGAGCAGTCCCTCCCCGCTGGCTGGTTCGCCGAGTTCGGCGAGGCGGGGGTAGAAGGGGGTGCCGCCGAGGACGACGCCGGAGGCGGCGACGACGCGGGAGGCGACGTGGAAGTCGAGCTGGTGTTCGGTTTGCAGTCGGCCAGCTGCTTGTGCGGCCGCAGGAAGTCGTCGATGTACTTGCGGGCGTCGTCGAGGTTGTCCTTCTTGACGCCGTTCTTCACCGCGATGCGCGCGTCCTCCTGGAGCGCGGGCACCAGCAGCTTGTCGGTGCACAGCCCGCCCGGCGGGCACGAGCCCTGCTCGTAGGAGTGCAGGTCGATGCCGAGGATGCTGCCGGGGACGCCGCGGTAGATCACGACCTCCTCGCCGGGACCTTCGCCGACGTAGTACTGGCTCAGCACGAAATACCGCGTGGCGATCGCCGCCGCGGCCAGCACGATCAGGACGACCACTGCTCCCGCCAGCCAGCGAAATCGCCTCCGGCGCTTGACCTTCGGGTCCTCCTCCGGTGGCTGGACCTCGGGACGCGGCTGCGGCGCGGGCTGGGTCAGCGCCCTCGCCCTGGCGGCGGGGGAGTCGCCCTGGTGGAACTCGTCACTGCCGTCACCGGCGGCGCCGCCCACTATGGGCGCGTCCTCGCCGAAGTCGACGTCGACGACGTCGGCGATGATCACCGTGACGTTGTCCGTGCCGCCGCCCTTGAGCGCCAGCTCGATCATCCGGTCCGCACAGGCCTGCGGATCCGGGATCTGGATCGCCTCGGCGAGCGTTTCGTCACTGACCATGCCGGACAGGCCGTCCGAGCAGATCAGGTAGCGATCGTGGGCGCGGGCTTCGCGCACCGTCAGGCTCGGCTCGACCTCGTGACCGGTGAGCGCCTTCAGCAGCAGCGACCGCTGCGGGTGCACCGCGGCCTCTTCCGGCGTGATCCGGCCCTGTTCGAGAAGTTCGTTGACGAAGCTGTCGTCCCGCGTGATCTGCGAGAACTGCCCGCCGCGCATCAGATACGCCCGCGAGTCGCCGACGTGCACGACACCCATCCGCGAACCGGCGAACAGCACGGCGGTCAGGGTGGTGCCCATCCCGTCGAGGTCCGGGTCCTGCTGGACGAGTTCGGCGATGGCGGCGTTGCCGTTCTGGACGGCCTCGCGCAGCTGGGCGAGGAGATCGTCGCTCGGGTCATCGTCGTCGAGCGGGGCGAGCGAGGCGATGACGACCTTGCTGGCCACTTCACCGGCGGCGTGACCACCCATGCCGTCGGCGAGGGCGAGCAGGCGGGGTCCGGCGTACACGGAGTCCTGGTTGCTGGAACGCACCAGGCCCCGGTCGCTGCGAGCCGCGTAGCGGAGGACGAGAGTCATGGGCGAAGCTCGATCACCGTTTTGCCGATCCGGATGGGGACTCCGAGCGGGACCCGGAGGGGTGCCGTGACCTTAGCCCGGTCGAGGTACGTCCCGTTCGTCGAGCCCAGATCTTCCACGTACCAATCCTCCCCGCGCAGGGCGATCCGGGCATGCCGGGTCGACGCGTAGTCGTCGTCCAGCACCAGGGTCGAGTCGTCGGCGCGGCCGATCAGGATCGGCCTGCCGTCCAAGGCGATCCGGGTGCCTGCCAGCGCGCCATGGGTCACGAGCAGCTGCTGCGGCGACTTCCCGCCGCGCGGCTTCTTGTTTTCCTTCTTCTTGCGTCCGAACGTCGGGACGGCGACTCGCAGCCCGGAGGCCGCGTACAGATCCGAACGGACGACACGCAACGCGGCGAACACGAAGAGCCAGAGCAGCACGAGAAAGCCCACTCTGGTGAGTTGAACGACCAGCTCTGGCACTTGTTGTGTCCGCTCCCGTTTCTCCTGTACGCCGCGGAGAGCCCGTGCCGTCCGGGATGGTCGGCTCCGAACAGCCTTGCTCTCCGCTACGACCCGCGGTGCCGATCCACCACAGGTCCCGCACCGCAATTCTGCGGTACCCCCTTCGGACGCCGCCGATCAGCCCTGCGTACGGAACACGAGAGACGAGTGGCCCACGCGGATCACGTCGCCGTCGGCGAGCTGCCACGTCTGCACCGGGGTGCCGTTGACGGTGGTCCCGTTCGTCGAACCGATGTCCGCGAGCGTCGCGCTCTGGCCGTCCCAGGTGATCTCCAGATGACGACGCGAGACACCCGTGTCCGGCAGCCGGAAATCGGCGTCCTGGCCACGGCCCACGACGTTCCCGCCCTGCTTCAGCGAGTACGAGCGGTTCGAACCGTCGTCCAGCTGGAGGCTCGCGGCGAGCTGACGGCCCGCCGCCGGCTGGCCGCCGTAGCCGCCACCCTGCGCGTACGGGTCCGCGGCGGGCTGGCCGTACTGCTGCTGGCCACCGCCGTACTGGTCGTACCCGGGCTGTTGCTGCTGCTGGCCGCCGTACTGGTCATAGCCGGGCTGCTGGGCGGCGCCGCCGTAACCCTGGTCGTACCCGGGCTGTTGCTGCTGCTGGCCGCCGTACTGGTCGTACCCGGGCTGCTGGGCGGCGCCGCCGTAACCCTGGTCGTACCCGGGCTGTTGCTGCTGGCCGCCGTACTGGTCATAGCCGGGCTGCTGAGCGCCGCCATAGCCCTGGTCGTACCCGGGCTGTTGCTGCTGCTGGCCGCCGTACTGGTCGTAACCGGGCTGCTGGGCGCCGCCGTAACCCTGGTCGTAGCCGCCCTGCTGCTGGCCGCCATAACCCTGGTCGTACCCGGGCTGCTGCTGGCCAGCCTGCTGTCCGTAGCCGTACTGGCCCTGCTGCTGGCCGTACGGGTCACCCTGGTCGTATTGGCCGTAGCCGGGGGGCTGGCTCATTGCTGGGTCTCCTGCGTTGCTGGGTCGTGCCGACCGTGACGAACCTTCGGCGCCAGGTGGTTTGACGTCGGGATCGACGGACGAACGGGTCTTGAACTGTCCAGTATGCAGCGCCTCGTTGCGCTCGAGCGAAACTACGACGTCACCATAGGTGTCCCAACCGTGCTCGGCGAGGTGTTCCTTGACCGCCCCCGCCA
Proteins encoded in this region:
- a CDS encoding PP2C family protein-serine/threonine phosphatase, encoding MTLVLRYAARSDRGLVRSSNQDSVYAGPRLLALADGMGGHAAGEVASKVVIASLAPLDDDDPSDDLLAQLREAVQNGNAAIAELVQQDPDLDGMGTTLTAVLFAGSRMGVVHVGDSRAYLMRGGQFSQITRDDSFVNELLEQGRITPEEAAVHPQRSLLLKALTGHEVEPSLTVREARAHDRYLICSDGLSGMVSDETLAEAIQIPDPQACADRMIELALKGGGTDNVTVIIADVVDVDFGEDAPIVGGAAGDGSDEFHQGDSPAARARALTQPAPQPRPEVQPPEEDPKVKRRRRFRWLAGAVVVLIVLAAAAIATRYFVLSQYYVGEGPGEEVVIYRGVPGSILGIDLHSYEQGSCPPGGLCTDKLLVPALQEDARIAVKNGVKKDNLDDARKYIDDFLRPHKQLADCKPNTSSTSTSPPASSPPPASSSAAPPSTPASPNSANQPAGRDCSTPATAAPGGGN
- a CDS encoding FHA domain-containing protein FhaB/FipA; translated protein: MPELVVQLTRVGFLVLLWLFVFAALRVVRSDLYAASGLRVAVPTFGRKKKENKKPRGGKSPQQLLVTHGALAGTRIALDGRPILIGRADDSTLVLDDDYASTRHARIALRGEDWYVEDLGSTNGTYLDRAKVTAPLRVPLGVPIRIGKTVIELRP
- a CDS encoding DUF3662 and FHA domain-containing protein; protein product: MGRVERFDRRLENLVGNTFARMFGGNVVTQEVAVALERESEENVRELAGGRQLAPNHYIVSLGQADHERMAGDERRVTSVLAGAVKEHLAEHGWDTYGDVVVSLERNEALHTGQFKTRSSVDPDVKPPGAEGSSRSARPSNAGDPAMSQPPGYGQYDQGDPYGQQQGQYGYGQQAGQQQPGYDQGYGGQQQGGYDQGYGGAQQPGYDQYGGQQQQQPGYDQGYGGAQQPGYDQYGGQQQQPGYDQGYGGAAQQPGYDQYGGQQQQQPGYDQGYGGAAQQPGYDQYGGQQQQQPGYDQYGGGQQQYGQPAADPYAQGGGYGGQPAAGRQLAASLQLDDGSNRSYSLKQGGNVVGRGQDADFRLPDTGVSRRHLEITWDGQSATLADIGSTNGTTVNGTPVQTWQLADGDVIRVGHSSLVFRTQG